GCAAACTTGGAAAAACGCGACAGACTACTATACCCGAGCTGATTACGCCAAGGCGGCAAGTTTGCTAAAACAAGTGGGCATGCCGAGCGAAAAAGATCGCTTACGTGTGTATGCTCAAACTATGCTAGCTACGCGTGACCTGGAAAAAGCCGAACCTGCATACAAAAAGCTGTTTGAAGCAACAAAAGATCCAGCCGATAAGCTTGCTCTTGGCAACATCTATAATGAGCAAAAAAAGTACGACCAAGCTATCCGAGTTTATCAAGAAGTGATATCGAATAATAAAAACAGCGTACAAGCCTATGTGAACTTAACGATTGTCCACAAGCTGCAGGGTAATGTCAAAGAAGCGACGAGTGTCGCCAAAGAAGCCGTAGCAAATAATCCCCAGAATGCCTCCGTGCACGAACTGCTCGTGTCAATGCTCATGGAGAACAAAAACACGCAGGAATATAAAGATGCCGTTGCAGGCTTGAGAGCATTGAACCCCGAGGACTCGTTGCTGCAGTCGATCGATAATTAAAAATAGCCTGAATAATATTTTATTAAAATCTTATGCATAGAAAGAATCCTGCGACGTGATTATTAAGGCAACGATAAAAGCGGTGTCGATAGCTGTATTTTTATCGCTCGCTTTTGTGTGTCGTGATGCAGCGGCTGTATATACGAACGGGCAAAATGCATCGAACGTGCTTGGCCAAACATACGTCAATGGCTCAATAAGCTATACCTCTGCTACGGTGAACAATCCAATGAACGTAGGCGTCCAAGCGCCGATGGGGGTCGCGATAGACTCAGTGCGTCACAAGGCATATGTTGTCGACTCTGCAAATAACCGCATACTGATATTTTTGCTGAATAATGACGATACGTTCCCCGATTATGGCGCCGATTATATCATGGGGCAAATCGATTTTGCCCAGACTAAGCCGAATAGAAATACAGCAAGACCGCTTGCGAATTCTTTGAAGAATCCGAGCCGAGTGTTTGTCTATGAGCCTACCGGCGATGTGTATGTATCGGACACGGGCAACAATCGTGTTTTAATTTTTAATACCGTAGACAGTATGGACCCGAGTGCAAAAAACGTGCTTGGTGCGAATAACTTTACAACCGACAATGCAAGCGGTGTCGTATCCCAGAGCCTCATGCTTTCACCTGACGGCATTACAGCTTCGGGTTCCGGCGTCGATTTTAGGCTATTTATATCGGATCGATCATTTAACCGTGTGTTGGTTTTTGGCGAGATAACAAACGATGGTCAAGCTGCCATGAGTGTTTTGGGACAAGCTGATTTTATTACGTCCTCCGCATCGCTATCACAAGCAAATCTGGCTAGCCCGGCAGGGCTAACTTCTGACGGCACTAATTTGTATGTCGCTGATACCAACAACAACAGGATTATGATTTGGCCGGTTACCGCTACGACAGGTCAAAACGCAGTAAAGGTGCTTGGCCAGACGTGGTTCTTTTCGAACAGTGCTGGCACATCCAACACGGCGATGAATAAGCCGCAGTCAATAGATTATGGCAACAATGGGTATTTATATGTTGCGGATACTAATAATAACCGCGTTATGGTGTGGAGCACTCAGATTGTAGTAAGCGCGCAATCGGCAAATTATGTCGTTGGTCAAACGAGCTTTACTTCTAGTGCTGGTGGCGTTTCTCCGTCAAAGTTGCTTGATCCTGTCGGCGTGAACGCAAGTGGCGGCATGCTTCTCGTTGCCGACTCGAAGAATAACCGTATTGCCGTGTTCCCCATGGATATATCGGGAAATGGGCAGTCGGCGAACTTTGTGCTTGGACAGCTAGCTACCGGCAACGTCGTAGACTTTTACGGGGATACCCTCAATAACCCACAGGATAAAGGCGTAAACGCTCCGTCGGGTATAGCAATTGATAGCGTCCAGCACCGTTTATTTGTGAGCGACACAAACAACAACCGTGTGTTGGTTTATTATTTGAGCGCCACAAATAGCCTCACTGACTACACAGCAGATTTAGTAATCGGGCAGGCAAGTTCTTCGGTTACCGCGCCAAATCGCGGCGGCGTTGCGAGTGCGTTGACACTTAACGGGCCAACGGGATTGTTTTATGACCAAGTGAGACAGAGGCTTTATATTAGTGACACTGGCAATAACCGCGTGCTTATATACACGTCCGCAATTTATGCTGACGGGCAGGCTGCGAACATTGTCTTGGGGCAAGGTGATTTTGTCACGACGAACGCTGCTGCGACGCGCGCTCTGTTTTCTGCGCCAGAAGGCGTAACGGTCAATCCGAGTAGTGGTGCCGTTGCAGTGGTTGACAGAGGAAACAACCGTGTGCTGTTGTGGAATAGCGCGCCTACGGCGAACGGCCAGCAGGCGAATTACGTGTTAGGCCAATCAACATTCACATCAAGCTCGTTTGGTACTACCAGCAGGGCGCTACGAACTCCTAGAAGCGCCAGTTTTAATGGCATTAACGGAGCGCTATTAGTTGCGGATTCAGGCAATAACAGGATAATGATTTGGACGAGTTCCATAAGCGCAAACAATCAAGCGGCAAATCGCGTATTAGGACAGCCGAACATGACAACATCGCTTGCGGAACCGGTGAATGAGACTACCCTTAAACAACCTACCTTCGTTCACGTAAGTACCACGAGTGGCGTCGTGTATGTTGCCGATAGTGGCAATAACCGGGCGCTCGTTTATAAAGATCAAATTACCAGTGATGGTCAAGCGGCAAATATAGTTATAGGTCAACCCAGCATGACAGCGAACGACGCTGCGGTCACGCAGAGCTCATTGTCATCTCCAGCAGCGTTGGTGACTGATAATATATCAGGGTATGTGTATGTTGTAGATTCCGGCAATAACCGTGTCTTATCGTATTCTAATACGGGGCCGGTAGCGCCTTCGTTAACGGTTCCAACGGACGGCGCGGAGAATACCATCAGTACACCTACGTTCCAGCTTGTGGGAGCTGATCCTGATGGTGATTCTTTAAAATTTTCGATACAAATAGCGCGTGACGCTGGCTTTACGGTTGGGCTGCAGACATATGACCAAACGCAGTCTGCGGTTGGATGGACTGGTCAAGATGCGGGTGATTCCTATAAGGCAGGGACGCCGGGTACGTATACCCTGCAGGGAGCAAATGCCTTATCGGCCACAACTACGTATTATTGGCGCGCTGCTTCGTATGATGCGTATGGTTCGAAAGTATGGGGTGCATGGAGCGCGACGTCGTCATTTACAACAGCACCCGCTTCGTCGATTGCTTTTACGAGTACCTATCAAACGGTGGTTGCAGGTCAAAATTCAATACAAATCATGTTTGGATTAAGGGACGCAAACGGTAATATTGTTCGTTCGAGTACGG
This region of Spartobacteria bacterium genomic DNA includes:
- a CDS encoding tetratricopeptide repeat protein, which codes for MSGDLLSSNEADQIRPVNVTSDKPNVAIRGRLKKFIKRWWILLLVLVLVVAGTMGWLMYRQSQEQTWKNATDYYTRADYAKAASLLKQVGMPSEKDRLRVYAQTMLATRDLEKAEPAYKKLFEATKDPADKLALGNIYNEQKKYDQAIRVYQEVISNNKNSVQAYVNLTIVHKLQGNVKEATSVAKEAVANNPQNASVHELLVSMLMENKNTQEYKDAVAGLRALNPEDSLLQSIDN